The following coding sequences lie in one Populus nigra chromosome 15, ddPopNigr1.1, whole genome shotgun sequence genomic window:
- the LOC133673773 gene encoding uncharacterized protein LOC133673773, with product MTCRRCMVLADHIPRGVLGGKHPWFSFALYFLMRDCFPVASKVAMVFKKQQEGLDVLIYLLKDQLKAKLMKCHVFKGWREGLIESAPTYKYYQNSQVCMTVIRR from the exons ATGACTTGCCGCAGATGCATGGTCCTTGCTGATCACATACCAAGGGGGGTTTTGGGTGGCAAGCATCCTTGGTTCTCCTTCGCTCTGTATTTCCTCATGCGAGATTGTTTTCCAGTTGCTTCAAAGGTTGCCATGGTTTTCAAGAAGCAACAAGAGGGGCTAGATGTTCTGATCTATTTACTGAA GGATCAGCTCAAGGCCAAGCTCATGAAGTGTCATGTTTTCAAGGGTTGGCGTGAAGGATTAATTGAATCTGCACCCACTTACAAGTACTATCAGAACTCACAGGTTTGTATGACTGTGATCAGAAGATGA